CGGTCTCCCAGAACAGCCGGCCGCGGCCGACCGCGGCGCTGGCGGCCGGGCTCGAGATGGTGCTGCCGTAGCTGCCCAGCAGCAGCTCGACCCCCCGGTCGGCGAGCTGGGCCACGGCGCCGGGGGCGGCCTCGGCGACCGGCACGTCCACCTGGTCGAGCCGGATCGGCCGGCCGCGGACGCCGCCGTGCTTGTTGGCCAGCTCGGCGGCGACCTTCACGCCGCGGAACTCCTCGATCCCGCCCACCGACTGCGCGCCCGACAGCGGGTAGATCGCGCCGATCGTCACCGGGTCGTCGCCGCTGGTGCACGATGCCGCGAGCAGTGCGACCACCACCAGCAGGGCAGCGACAGCGCCGGAGCGCCCAAGACCCCCAGGGCGGGCCATGCCAGCTTGCCTGAAGCGCGCCAGAGCGCCGGTTGGGTACCGGCGCGGTCGTGCACCAAGGACCGCCAGGAAGCCTGCTGTCCCCACCCGAACGGCCCCCCGCCCCGGCTGGCGTCGTGGTCGTGTACCTGGGACCGCCAGGAACCCGGGAACCCGCGCGCCATGGCTACTCGACCGGGGCTCTGCGCCCCGGTCACGGATCGACTTCACCGCAAGATCACCGCCAGGAGATTGGCCGCGGCGTGGGTGGCCGCGGGAACGGTCCACCGGCCCGACGCCCAGCGCTGCCACGACAACAGCAGGCCCGCGCCGAGGTCGACCGGGAGCGCGGCCATACCATAGAGCGGGACGTGCAGGAGCGCGAACGCCAGGGAGGAGCCGGCGATGGCCGCCACCGGGCCGAGGCGCTCCAGGAGCCCGTACAGGGCTCCGCGGAACAGCGCCTCCTCGGCCACGGCGGCCAAGGTCACAAGGAGGAAGGCGGCGGGGTCGGCCCGCAGGGCGAAGGCTGGCCCGCCGGCCAGGCTGGCGGCCGCGACCGCGGCGAACCCGGCGGCGAGCACGGCCGGCCAGGGAAGCGGCGCTGGCCGCCCGGCCGTCTCGTGGGAGGCCGGCCCCTGGGACCGGGCGGCCGCCACCCCGAGGGCGAGGTAGCCGGCGGCGAGCATGGCCGCGGCGCCCGGGAGCGCCCACAGGCCGGGACGCAGTAGCAGCCAGGCGCAGCCGGCGCCGACCACGACGAGCCGGAGGCCGACCCCTGGGCCGGGGGCCCGAGCGACCCCTGGGCCGGGAGCCAGAGCGACCCCTAGGCCTGGGGCCCGAGCGACTCCAGGGCCGGGGGTGGGAGCGACTCCAGGGCCGGGGGCCCGAGCGGCGACCGGGCCGGCCTGGCTGGGGTAGGCAGAGGTCATTCGACCAGGAATGCCGACTGGGCGAAGACCCGGGGGTCGAACGGCAGGTGGTCGGCGGCCACGAACTCCACCCGGATCACGTGCTGGCCCGGGGTCAGGGCGGGCAGCTTGCCGTCCAGCGTGTAGTTCATGGCCGCGAGCTGCCCGTCGACCAGGACGTGGACGTGGCCTTGGTCGGGCCGCACCTTGGTCGTGGTCACGCTGACGATCTTGGCCTTGTCGAGCTCGACCTTGAGCCGCACGTCGCCCTTTGGCACGGTCTGGCCATTGCGCGGGGTGACGATGACAACCTTGGCCGGGCTGCTCAGGCGCTCCCCCAGGGTCGTGGAGGTGGCCGTGGCGGCCGGTGGCGCCTGGTCCGCCTTGCTGCAGGCGGCCAGGCTGGCGGCCAGGAGCAGCGCGGCGCTCAGGACCCGGGCGACGCTCAGGACCCGGGCGACAGACAGGACCCGGGCGACAGACAAGACCAGCGCGACGGGCAGGACCCGCCTGGTCGGTCGGGATGGCATGGACGTCCTCACTGCTGGATCACCTGCTCGAAGCGTGCGGTCGCCGCGACCCCGTCCCGGGCGGTCGCGCCGATGTCGAAGGTCCACCGCCCGGGGCCGAGCCTGCCCTGGGCCGCGAAGTGCCCGGGGCCGAGCCGGAGGAGCCTGAGGACCGGCGCGGGACCCGAGGCCGGTGTGGCCGTGACCCTGACGCTCGCCTGCGGCTGCTCGTTGCCCTTGGCGTCGAAGAACGTGGCGTGCACCTGGTTGGTTCCCGGCTTCCCGGGGTCGATGTAGGTCTGGATGGTACGGCCCCCTGCAATCGTGATCGTGTAGACGGTCGGCTGCCCGGGGATCTGCGACACCCGCACCTGCTGGGTGGTCGCGGTGGCCACGTCGGGCTGGCGGGTCTGGAGCTCGAGCGGGACGGTCACGGCGGTACCGCCGCCCTGGACGAGCGTGGTGATGCTCCAGCGGCCGTCGATCGAGAGCGGGACACCTTGGCCGGTCCAGACCCCGTCGCGCTCCTTGGTCAGCTCGAGGGTTGACCCACCGAGGTCGGGGCGGGACGGCAGCCTGAAGCGGAGCTCCACCCGCCGGGCCGGGAAGGGCGCCTTGGTGTCGTAGTCGACCACCCGGGCCCGGAAGGTGTTGGGGCCGGCGGTGCCCGGCGCGACGACCAGGTCGACCAGCACGCTGGTGGCGTAGTCGTTGCCGCTGACCTGCACGTTCGCGGGGGTGGCAGGCTTGGCCGCGGTCGCCACCGACTTGGCCGGCGGCAACCCGGCGAGCAGGCCGGTGGTGAGCAGCACCAGCGCGGCCAGCACGACCTCGGCCCGCACGTTGCGCCGCAGGGTGCCGAGCTTGTCGGCCCCGCCCACCAGCGCGGGCACGACGCGCCGGCGGTTGAGCGCCCCGAGCGCCACCAGCCCCAGGAACAGCAGGACCTTGATGTCGAGCGTGCGCCCGAAGCTGGTGCTGAGCAGCCGGCCCCAGCTCCTCGTCTCGCTCAGGGCCCGGGCCAGGCCGGTCGTCGCCACCGCGGCCAGCGCCAGCCCGGCCATGCTGGAGAAGCGCCTGACCGCCGCCGCCTGCCCGGCCTGGTCCTGGCTGCGGACGCCGGCGAGCAGCCAGACCAGGCCACCGACCCACACCCCGACCGCGACGACGTGGACCGACTGCAAGAGCAGGTTCAGCCAGCGGAACGGGGACTCCCCGTTGGCGTGGCCGGTGGTCACGTGCACCACCATCGTGCCGGCGGCGGCGGCGCCGGCCAAGGCGAGCCGCCCGGCCGAGCTCGGCCGGGCGGCGAGCAGGGCCACCGCGGCGACCGTCACCCCCAGGGCGGCGGCCTGGCGGAGCAGCCCGTGGCCGGTGCCGGAGGCGAACAGCTCCCCGAGCGACGCGTCGACGTCGGCGCGCGTGGCCAGCGTCATGGCGGCCAGGCCGGCCACGGCCAGGCCCAGGCCCGCGCCGAGCAGCGGCCGGGGCCGGTCGGGCAGGCGGCGTCCGAACACGACCAGGCCGGTTGCTGCCCCACCGACGAGCAGGACCAGCCCGCAGTAGAAGGCCCAGCGGCCGGCCACGCCGAGCGGGTTGGGCGGGGCCGTTGCCCGGACCGCGCCTGTCCGGGGAGCAGCGGCGGCACCGGGCTGGACGCCGACGCCGAACGCGAACGCCCCGGCCGCGACGTGCCCGTCGGTCCTGGAGAGGGTGCGCCAGCTCACCGTGTAGGTGCCCTTGGGCAGCCCGGAGGCCAGCGGCACCTGGAGCCGGGACGGCTGGCCGGGCACGGGAACGGCGTTGCCGGCCGCCACCGACCGGCCGGCGGTGTCGAGCACCTGGACGCGTGACAGGCGCGGGTCGAGCGGCTCAGTGAAGGTGACGACGACGGCCTGCGGCGCCCGGTCGAGCGACGCCCCGCTCGCCGGCTCGGAGCTGCGCAACAGCGCGTGCGCACCCGCCGCCGGGCCGGTGGCGAGCAGCCACAGGCCGCCGAGCAGGCCGGCGAGCAGGGCGACGAGAACTGGGCGCCGCAACGGGTCAGGCCCTCCCGGCCGGGGTCTGGAGCGCTCCTGGTGGGCCGGTGCGGTCCTCGGGCTCGGCCGTGGCCCTGCCCGACCGCCTGGCCAGGGCGACGCCGCCGACGACCAGGCCGAGCAGGCCGACCACGATCCCGACGACGGCCAGGGTCCGCGCCGACCTGGCGTCGTCGCGCGCCTGCTGCTCGGCGGCCCGGCTGGCCGCGACGGCGCTGTTCAGGCGGGGCACCTCGCGGTCGAGGCGCTGGGCAAGCTGCACGGTGGTGGGGTCCTTGACCGGGAACTTGACCGTGGCGGGGTCGGTCACCTCGTCGAAGCCGGTCTTGGAGGAGGTGAAGCTCTGGTCCACCTTCTGGCCCTTGTAGGTACCGGTGATGTGAAAGGTGTACTTGCCCGGGGTGGTCGGGATGAAGAAGGCGCGGTAGTCACCCGGGGTGCCGAACTCGCCCACCTCGAAGAACGGCTCGAAGGTCATGTCCATCTTCTGGCCGGGCGTGCTCTCCGCGGTGACCTCGACCTTCATGGCGTCGCCGAGGTCGACGACCGGCTTGCCGGCGCCGTCGGAGAGGATGAGCTGCACGCTGTTCTTCTCGCCGGCGTAGGCCGGCTCGTCGCCCCACCCGACGACGAGGCTGAGCTTGCCCGCCTTGCGGCCCTCGTGGGCCACGGCCGGGACGGCCGAGAGCGATGCCAGCAGC
This genomic stretch from Actinomycetes bacterium harbors:
- a CDS encoding CPBP family intramembrane glutamic endopeptidase; translated protein: MVGAGCAWLLLRPGLWALPGAAAMLAAGYLALGVAAARSQGPASHETAGRPAPLPWPAVLAAGFAAVAAASLAGGPAFALRADPAAFLLVTLAAVAEEALFRGALYGLLERLGPVAAIAGSSLAFALLHVPLYGMAALPVDLGAGLLLSWQRWASGRWTVPAATHAAANLLAVILR
- a CDS encoding copper resistance protein CopC; its protein translation is MRRPVLVALLAGLLGGLWLLATGPAAGAHALLRSSEPASGASLDRAPQAVVVTFTEPLDPRLSRVQVLDTAGRSVAAGNAVPVPGQPSRLQVPLASGLPKGTYTVSWRTLSRTDGHVAAGAFAFGVGVQPGAAAAPRTGAVRATAPPNPLGVAGRWAFYCGLVLLVGGAATGLVVFGRRLPDRPRPLLGAGLGLAVAGLAAMTLATRADVDASLGELFASGTGHGLLRQAAALGVTVAAVALLAARPSSAGRLALAGAAAAGTMVVHVTTGHANGESPFRWLNLLLQSVHVVAVGVWVGGLVWLLAGVRSQDQAGQAAAVRRFSSMAGLALAAVATTGLARALSETRSWGRLLSTSFGRTLDIKVLLFLGLVALGALNRRRVVPALVGGADKLGTLRRNVRAEVVLAALVLLTTGLLAGLPPAKSVATAAKPATPANVQVSGNDYATSVLVDLVVAPGTAGPNTFRARVVDYDTKAPFPARRVELRFRLPSRPDLGGSTLELTKERDGVWTGQGVPLSIDGRWSITTLVQGGGTAVTVPLELQTRQPDVATATTQQVRVSQIPGQPTVYTITIAGGRTIQTYIDPGKPGTNQVHATFFDAKGNEQPQASVRVTATPASGPAPVLRLLRLGPGHFAAQGRLGPGRWTFDIGATARDGVAATARFEQVIQQ
- a CDS encoding DUF6130 family protein, which encodes MPSRPTRRVLPVALVLSVARVLSVARVLSVARVLSAALLLAASLAACSKADQAPPAATATSTTLGERLSSPAKVVIVTPRNGQTVPKGDVRLKVELDKAKIVSVTTTKVRPDQGHVHVLVDGQLAAMNYTLDGKLPALTPGQHVIRVEFVAADHLPFDPRVFAQSAFLVE